caaattttgaattttcaaccattttcacccctcagcccccaccattgacccctacgaaaaaaaaattgtcaaattcgtgatctacaccctcaaaaacatacatttcgacatatcacacatcattatagtcaaattttgaatttctcgcccccctcaccccctcatcccccacccctacaaaaaaaatattgtcaaattcgtattctgcgacccaaaaaacataagggagaataccattgtaccatttttttagggttcattgtatgtttttgaattacgcccgttttgagggtgcttaCAGTCCACTGTGCACCCCTACTTTGAGTGACCATAGGTCAACCCCCTTTGGGGTGGGAAACTTCGCTGACTCTTCATTCGACGTGGAATAGTGAAACGAAATCGATGAGAagcattttgcataaaattgcatattttcggacctGAACgcttaaaaacaaatttgggggtttaaggtccacaaaaaagggagaagcgtacaccggattcacctggacaccccaaattcgtgttcagcgtatcaaaaaacccccgtgtaccaaaattcagcttgttatcaaacttttccctatggaattttgcaaacaaaactaagttttcattggccaatgtgagttttgattctaacccttggttttgaaagtgaatttcacaccaaaatgactttgatccaaaaaaaccgaatatgtcacattatagagtgtaaaacggtatatccaaatctgccataaaaacggttttttttttttggaaaatgtgagttttgattctcagctcctcatatCTACAATTCTACAGCTCATTTCTGAAGCAAATTACAAGCGGAATGTGCAATTGTGTACGTACAAATAGGTACAGTGAAATATAGAGGTGAGTATATGTACCATCTAAATCATACGAAATAACAAGAAAAATCTAGTCAAGAATTTAAGCATACACACTATTCCGATCAGCAGTAAAATAACAACTgccgaaaaaattaataaccaaACAACGAAACCATTCGATGtgggcttgaaattttcatttggcatttctgaaattttcaacaaaaattcaacaccagTCATTTCATCCTCTCCGATTTCATTTCGAGCTCTAACTGAGTACACTCCATACTGCCAGGTGAGAGTATTGTTTATCCTCAATGTCACATCGTATAAGTCAACCTCTTTTTCGAACATCTGTACGTTCAACACAAACGTCGAATTATCTTCCAAGTGTAACGGTAGACCATCTTTGAACCAGGAAATCTCAGGTTTAACGTGAGATTCTACTTTGCATACCAAAAATGTGGTTAACTTTACGACTTTCCTCAATGCACACTCGTGAATTACAGGTGCATATTGCAAAAGTTTAACTTCGAAATTCCGTACAACGTTTCCGATCGAGTTCTGCGCGATGCAGTTGTATATCCCTGTATCTTGTTTagtaattttatcgaattttaaaaCCGAAGAGTTTGAGGTGCTCATGGGATCGCCATAGAAATGCGAGTAATGCTGGAAATACACGTTGGGTTGCGGTATGCCACCAGCATCGCAGTCGAGCGAAACGGTCGAGTTCGAATAAACTTTAAAAACTTCAGTAACATTTCTGTTGTAAAAATATGGATGCCCGAAAACTTCCAGTTGCGTTGATCGAGAAACATTATAGGGTTGTATTTCGCAAATATAAGTTCCAAGATCGCTTACCTGaacttgacgaatttttaaatggcAGGTGCGATTTGTAGAATCAAAATTAACGTTGATTTGGTGGTTTTCGCTGTCTATTGATTCTGCGGTGGAATTCGGCGAGTCGAAGAGTATTCTTTTCCAGATCATGGAATCGTCAGCATGCAAAGTGTCTGCTACACACAGAAGTTCTGCTGGTTTTCCAATAGTTGAGTTTAATTTCGATGTGATGAACGTAATTTGTGGCAGGTTGCTTGAGTTTGTAAGTGTTTGCTGAGAAAAGACACTCGATAGGATGCACATCAGAAGACATGTTACTTTACCGGCGATTAAATCACGTTTCATGATTGTAGTTGGTAGATCTAGATAAGCTTAGTTTAATTTCACAACGATTCACAATATGAAAAATCTAGTTTAAAGATTGTCTTACTCACGTTAGAATGTTAGATAGGTTAACTGAACAGGATATATCTACGATTGATGAAACTGCTAATTGTAAAATGCCAGACGATGCGATTCTTTCGTCTGGCTCTGACTCTCGTAAGATATGGTATTTTCCATTAGGTCAACTAATTTCTTTTATTTGGCTGTAAAATACTGAGTGGGCATTGTTTGAAAAACATCGGCGAGGTTGTATTGTAATAATAATCTAATCAAATCATTGTCGAATCAGCATAAAAATGCAATACGAGTAAGAttcgtggaaaaattttcctttcatcaTTCTGTTTGTAgattataagtacctaatatCTACTCGTACAGCTGTGGCAGTAAACCTCGTACTAAAATTAAACTACTGTTTTGTTTATATCTACGGTTGGATAGAATAGGTCTAGTTCTTATTCATATTCATCTACCTACCAGTGAGGCCCTTTAAGTTTAATCACAAGTTTTTTGAACCAATCCTCTAAAATAGTTGAAtggttttcatgaaaaaaataattccaaaacaTTGTATTCTTTAACTTTACTAAACAATAAGTTGGCTCTTAAAAACCAgacaaaatgatataaaatcTAT
The sequence above is a segment of the Planococcus citri chromosome 3, ihPlaCitr1.1, whole genome shotgun sequence genome. Coding sequences within it:
- the LOC135838833 gene encoding lachesin-like, whose product is MKRDLIAGKVTCLLMCILSSVFSQQTLTNSSNLPQITFITSKLNSTIGKPAELLCVADTLHADDSMIWKRILFDSPNSTAESIDSENHQINVNFDSTNRTCHLKIRQVQVSDLGTYICEIQPYNVSRSTQLEVFGHPYFYNRNVTEVFKVYSNSTVSLDCDAGGIPQPNVYFQHYSHFYGDPMSTSNSSVLKFDKITKQDTGIYNCIAQNSIGNVVRNFEVKLLQYAPVIHECALRKVVKLTTFLVCKVESHVKPEISWFKDGLPLHLEDNSTFVLNVQMFEKEVDLYDVTLRINNTLTWQYGVYSVRARNEIGEDEMTGVEFLLKISEMPNENFKPTSNGFVVWLLIFSAVVILLLIGIVCMLKFLTRFFLLFRMI